From a single Staphylococcus epidermidis genomic region:
- a CDS encoding bifunctional folylpolyglutamate synthase/dihydrofolate synthase, with protein sequence MNYLDSLYWIHERSKFGIKPGVKRMEWMLEQLNNPQHKIRGIHVGGTNGKGSTVAYLRTALIENDYSVGTFISPFIESFNERISLNGVPIMNDEIVQLVERVKPVSEALEIETDLGGATEFEIITTMMFLYFGEINPVDFVIIEAGLGIKNDSTNVFKPVLSILTSIGLDHTDILGTTYLDIAKDKAAIIKPHIPIVYAVKNDDALKYVRDYALEQNAKPIELDREITVVSQDDEFTYRYKDYELETIILNMLGEHQKENAALAITALIELNERQIIELDFNKMIDGIESVNWTGRIEQVKEQPLMVIDGAHNNESIDALVDTIRHYYGRDKIDILFSAIKGKPIHSMINKLNDIASKFYIADFEFPKALAKEEIAEELKLDNLHLIDDYVDFIENYEGDGLIITGSLYFISEVKAKINFN encoded by the coding sequence ATGAATTACCTAGACAGCTTGTATTGGATACACGAAAGATCTAAATTTGGTATCAAACCTGGCGTCAAACGTATGGAATGGATGCTAGAACAATTAAATAATCCCCAACATAAAATTAGAGGTATTCATGTGGGTGGAACAAATGGTAAAGGTTCAACTGTTGCATACTTGAGAACCGCATTAATTGAGAACGATTACTCAGTTGGAACATTTATCTCACCATTTATTGAAAGTTTCAATGAACGTATTAGTTTAAACGGTGTACCAATTATGAACGATGAAATTGTTCAATTAGTTGAACGAGTTAAACCTGTTAGTGAAGCCTTAGAGATAGAAACAGATTTAGGTGGGGCTACTGAATTTGAGATTATAACAACAATGATGTTCCTTTATTTTGGTGAGATAAATCCTGTTGATTTTGTGATAATTGAAGCAGGTTTAGGAATTAAAAATGATTCGACGAATGTTTTTAAACCTGTGCTATCCATACTCACAAGTATAGGACTTGACCATACAGATATCTTAGGAACAACTTATTTAGATATTGCAAAAGATAAGGCAGCTATAATTAAACCACATATACCGATTGTTTATGCTGTAAAAAATGACGATGCTTTAAAGTATGTGAGAGATTATGCGCTTGAACAGAACGCAAAACCAATTGAATTGGATCGGGAGATTACCGTTGTCTCCCAAGATGATGAGTTCACATATCGGTATAAAGATTATGAATTAGAAACTATCATTCTTAATATGTTAGGGGAACATCAAAAGGAAAATGCAGCACTTGCTATTACTGCTCTCATTGAATTAAATGAAAGACAAATCATAGAATTAGATTTTAATAAAATGATAGACGGTATAGAATCTGTGAATTGGACAGGTAGAATAGAACAAGTAAAAGAACAACCATTAATGGTTATTGATGGTGCTCATAATAATGAAAGTATTGATGCGTTAGTAGACACAATAAGACATTATTATGGAAGAGATAAAATTGATATTTTATTTTCTGCAATTAAAGGAAAGCCAATTCATAGTATGATTAACAAATTAAATGATATTGCATCAAAATTCTATATAGCAGATTTTGAGTTTCCAAAAGCATTAGCTAAAGAAGAAATTGCCGAAGAATTGAAATTAGATAATTTACATTTAATTGATGATTATGTTGATTTTATTGAAAATTACGAAGGTGATGGGCTGATTATTACTGGAAGTTTATACTTCATCAGCGAGGTAAAAGCAAAAATTAATTTTAATTAA
- a CDS encoding A24 family peptidase translates to MLLLAYTCSIIFSFLYQFCNQNILKLQYLYSRSHCDFCHTIIKPLDLLPIISFLKLRAQSRCCNQPLQRLYLIGELVSFGAIFLYYPTHFNIHFTLFLITFLFLLTMCLYDIHSMHIDMRLLFVYTVVSVFTTQTYFGNFIMIFLISHVIYLFASKFIGYGDILLFNILGLIFPLNFFFFIVVFTFIIGGIFAIILKIFSFKDIKYLPLIPFIFLSFVVTSSVYHQLLFLLGGEFY, encoded by the coding sequence ATGCTATTACTTGCCTATACTTGTAGCATTATATTTAGTTTTCTTTATCAATTTTGCAATCAAAATATATTAAAACTTCAATATCTTTATTCTAGGTCTCACTGTGATTTTTGTCATACTATCATAAAACCCTTAGATTTACTGCCTATTATAAGTTTTTTAAAACTTCGTGCACAATCTCGTTGTTGTAATCAACCATTACAACGTTTATATTTAATCGGAGAACTCGTTTCGTTTGGTGCTATTTTCCTCTATTATCCTACTCATTTTAATATACACTTCACATTATTTTTAATAACTTTCCTGTTTCTACTGACGATGTGTCTTTACGATATTCACTCAATGCATATTGATATGAGACTCTTATTTGTATACACAGTCGTATCTGTTTTTACAACCCAAACCTATTTTGGTAATTTTATAATGATATTTTTGATTTCACATGTTATTTATCTATTCGCATCTAAATTTATAGGGTATGGAGACATATTGCTTTTTAATATATTGGGACTTATATTTCCGTTAAATTTTTTCTTTTTTATTGTTGTATTTACGTTTATCATTGGGGGGATTTTTGCCATAATTTTAAAAATTTTTTCTTTTAAAGATATTAAATATTTACCTTTAATACCATTTATATTCTTATCATTCGTAGTAACTTCATCAGTTTATCACCAACTTTTATTTCTTTTAGGGGGAGAATTTTATTAA
- the radC gene encoding RadC family protein, which translates to MALHEKPRERLITYGAKSLSNVELLAILLNTGRKGFSSIDIANELLKQQSTIRDLKKLSINDLLKIKGIGLYKAVILQAAFELGERINSTSTFDKVQITHPSDVASLMMSTMKDLEQEHFVVLLLNSKNIVTKQAWVYKGTLNSSIIHPREVFNIAIRESSNSIIVVHNHPSGDVTPSKEDITTTYRLKECGDILGINLLDHIIIGDNKFTSLVEAGYFDK; encoded by the coding sequence ATGGCACTGCATGAAAAACCTAGAGAACGTTTAATTACATATGGCGCTAAAAGTCTATCCAATGTTGAACTTTTAGCAATTCTCTTAAACACTGGTAGAAAAGGATTTTCTAGTATTGACATTGCAAACGAATTACTGAAGCAACAATCCACTATTAGAGATTTAAAAAAATTGTCTATAAATGATCTACTGAAAATAAAGGGCATTGGACTTTATAAAGCTGTAATATTACAGGCTGCATTTGAACTAGGTGAACGTATTAATTCTACAAGCACTTTTGACAAAGTACAGATTACACATCCTAGTGACGTTGCTAGTCTGATGATGTCGACAATGAAAGATTTAGAGCAAGAACATTTTGTTGTACTTTTACTTAACTCAAAAAATATAGTCACAAAACAAGCTTGGGTATATAAAGGCACATTGAATAGTTCGATTATTCATCCAAGAGAAGTATTTAATATTGCAATAAGAGAGTCTTCTAATTCAATAATAGTTGTACATAATCATCCTTCAGGTGATGTAACACCTTCGAAAGAGGATATTACTACAACGTATAGACTTAAAGAGTGCGGAGATATATTAGGTATAAATTTACTTGATCATATTATTATTGGTGATAATAAATTTACGAGTTTAGTTGAAGCGGGGTATTTTGATAAATAA
- a CDS encoding DUF4930 family protein produces MRYIFSVIKNIIAVLAIILIIYIALQHAPFLKNQEWNPLNDMNNHHQNITQKVSQKNNTLYSQPSNDKSYILKENDIINNVPAGQIKTVFNMIDKAEFMSVSGLERMGFNDEYLAGQQGDEFIIYKFGDDYIRVYNTEFEMNEDLNQLKQPINLKPIEAYQ; encoded by the coding sequence ATGAGATATATCTTTAGTGTTATTAAAAATATTATTGCAGTATTAGCGATAATATTGATTATATATATAGCTCTTCAACATGCACCATTTCTCAAAAATCAAGAATGGAACCCACTTAATGATATGAACAATCATCATCAAAATATCACACAGAAAGTGAGTCAAAAAAATAATACACTCTATTCACAACCTAGTAACGATAAAAGTTACATTTTAAAAGAAAATGATATCATCAATAATGTTCCAGCAGGTCAAATTAAGACAGTTTTTAATATGATTGATAAGGCAGAATTTATGTCTGTTTCAGGTTTAGAACGTATGGGATTCAATGACGAATATCTTGCTGGCCAACAAGGTGACGAATTTATTATTTATAAATTCGGTGATGATTATATCCGAGTTTATAATACTGAATTCGAAATGAACGAAGACCTAAATCAATTAAAACAACCTATTAATTTGAAGCCAATTGAAGCCTATCAATAA
- the mreC gene encoding rod shape-determining protein MreC, which translates to MLKFFSNNKLIVVLCAMIIFIALIGLSIRSQTQSPAEQYVGDSVSFGQRVISYPIQFVTGSIGDLFEKGSSKKDKNKIKQLEAKNEELESENKKYKKELDIKDLSKYEPISTSVIARNPDQWMNTILIDKGSKAGIKNNMAVMTTEGLVGRVTKVNQFSSQVDLISTHTRAGKLSVNIHHGTKNIFGLIDRYDNKNEELIISDINNKDSVKKGDKVVTSGLADQLPSGLYIGEVTKVENDQYGLAKQVRVKTGADMTDLTHVYVAKRDVSTIPDEGSDN; encoded by the coding sequence GTGCTTAAGTTTTTTAGTAATAACAAGCTCATTGTCGTTTTATGTGCAATGATTATTTTTATTGCATTAATAGGGTTATCGATACGTTCTCAGACCCAATCTCCAGCTGAACAATACGTAGGAGACTCTGTATCATTTGGACAAAGAGTAATCAGTTATCCAATTCAATTTGTTACTGGATCTATTGGTGATTTATTTGAAAAAGGAAGCTCAAAAAAGGATAAAAATAAAATCAAACAACTTGAAGCTAAAAATGAAGAGTTAGAATCAGAAAATAAGAAATATAAAAAAGAACTTGATATCAAAGATTTATCAAAATATGAACCTATTTCTACTTCAGTTATTGCGAGAAACCCAGATCAATGGATGAATACGATATTAATAGATAAGGGCTCCAAAGCAGGTATAAAAAATAATATGGCCGTCATGACAACAGAAGGATTAGTTGGAAGAGTAACCAAAGTTAATCAGTTTTCATCACAAGTAGACCTTATTTCCACTCATACTCGAGCAGGAAAATTATCTGTTAATATTCATCACGGTACTAAGAATATTTTTGGTTTAATCGATCGATACGACAATAAAAACGAAGAATTGATCATAAGTGATATTAATAACAAAGATAGCGTTAAAAAAGGCGATAAAGTAGTAACAAGTGGATTAGCAGATCAATTACCGAGTGGGTTATATATTGGTGAAGTAACAAAAGTCGAAAATGATCAATATGGGCTTGCTAAACAAGTACGGGTCAAAACTGGAGCTGATATGACAGATTTAACTCATGTGTATGTTGCTAAACGTGATGTCAGTACTATACCTGATGAAGGTAGTGATAATTAA